The DNA region CCGGGTCTGCATCCACCCGCAGGAGCCGCTGGTCTTCTACAACATCGAGGGCGTGCCGGACGCGACCTGCCTGCCGTGGGAGCACACGCTCGACTCGACCGGCAAGCCCTGCCCGAACCCGCGCGTCGTCGTGCCCCGCCGCCTGGTCAGGGGCGTCATCAACGAGCCGGAGGAGGTGGACTTCCGCACGTTCGGGGTCCGCATGCCGCCCTGCACGCGCTTCAGCCCGACCTACGGGATCATGGGCATGACGCACTTCGTCCCGCCCGCGCTCGCCTGGCTGTGGCGCCTGATCGCCCCGCGCGGCGACAAGAACCCGTCGATCGGCGAGAGCAGCGACACCACGGACCGGCTCGCGCACGGCGGCATGGTCGCCGAGGGCGTCGGCTCCTACTGGCCGTTCGCGACCGGCACCAAGGTCGCCGCGGCCAACCTGCTGCTGCGGCAGATCATCGAGGCACCGCGCACCCGCTACGTGCTGACGCCGAACCAGCACATCGGAGCGTACAAGGTGGGCTTCGCCGCCGAGTGGCTGACGCGGGAGTACCTGGCCCGCCGCGGTCCCGGCCGGATGCGGCCCGACAGCCTGATGGCGTCCCGCTGCGCCCTGTTCGGCTACACGCTCAAGGAGATGAAGATCGACGGGCAGCTCATCCGGCCGACCTTCCTGCGTCCCGACCAGCAGTCCCAGGTGGGCGTCGAGGCGTACGACGCCGGGGCGAAGATCCTGACCGACTTCTTCAAGAGCGAGCTGCGGCAGTTCTGCACGGCGGACCTCGACCCGCTGGGCCGGCAGATCATCGACGTGTGCCTGCGCGACGGGACGATCGACGACTACGTGGCGCTGACGCCGCTGCACTCCTGATATGGAGGGACCCGCTGTCAAGTGGGCAGGGTGAGGCGCCGCCCGGATGGGTTCTGGGCGGCGCCTCCTTGTTGACTCTGTGGCCCCGGGGTCCGGTGAGCGTGTCGTTGGCGACGCGCGGTCAGACTGATATGCGCGGGTTGGCTACCGCAGGACGGGCTGTTCGGCAGGAGCGGATCGCGGGTCTAGAGTCGGGCGTCGCGAGCCTGGGGGCTCGTTGCTCATAGGAGTTTCGCGGGTCGCTCCACGCGCTGCTACCGGTCTGGGGTCAGGAGTCAGATCGTGGGCCTGGTGGTTCAGCGGGCCGTCGTGTGGTCCTCGAGGGTGGCCAGTGACCAGCACCAGCCGGCGAGCTCGCGGGCGATGGCGACGTTGGCGATCACGGGTCGCTTGTGGTGTTCGTCGAACCGGACCCAGCGGGCGTGCAGACGCCGGTTCCCCTCGTCACCGCGGGCGCGGGCAGCCGGTGAGGCCAGGTCCCAGCGGGCCAACATGGTCGCACCGGGTCGGTAGCGGGCCCGGTGGTGCCAGGCTGCTTCGACCAGCAGCCGACGGGCGTGGGTGTTGCCGGTCTTGGTGATCGAGCCCTGCACCCGGCGGGCCCCCGAGGAGTGCTCGCTGGGGACCAGACCGACGAAGGAGCCGATGGTGTTGCCGGTGAACCGGTGCCAGTCACCGATCTCGACCGCCAGGGCGAACGACGTCAACGTCGAGACACCCCGCAGGCAGCTCAACCGCCGCACGACCGGGGTGAACTCGCTGTCCGTGGCCATCGCGGTGATCGCAGCGTCGAGCCGGTCGCGGCGCGCATCGGTGGCGAGCACGGCGTCGTAGTCGGACTCGAAGGCCATCTGCACCGCCGGGGCCTCGAAGTGCTGGCGTCGTAGCCACCCGTCGTGGGTCCCGGTCCACGCCTGCCCGCCGTCGTAGACGATCCCGTGGCGCAGCAGCAGCTTCGAGAGCCGGTGCCGGGCTCGCATCAAGTCCCCGCGGCAGTCCTCTCGCGCCCGGACCAGGTCCCGGGCCGCCTCCTGGTCCTCGGAGGGAATGACCACGGCGGTGATCTCGTCCAGCCGCAACAGCCGGGCGAGGTGCACCGCGTCCCTGGCGTCGGTCTTGACCCGATCCCCCGACGGTCGCTGCAACTTCGAGGGAGCCGCGACCACGCACCGAATCCCGTCCGCCTTCAGTGCCCGCGCGAGCCCGAAGCCGGTCGGCCCGGCCTCATACGTCGCCGCGACCGGACCCGGCAACGCGCCTATCCACCCGCGGATGTGCTCGTGCGAGGGCGTCAACCTCGCCTGGAACAGCTCGCCCGTCACGCCATCGATCGCAGCCGCCGCGACCGACCGTGCGTGCACGTCGAGCCCCACACTCGTACGCTCAGAGAACACCGGGGCCTCCCACACATGTCGGATAGGCCGAGCAGGCAGCCCCTACTCGGTAACCCACGAGATTGCGTGAGTGAGGCCCCGGCCCGCAACCACCCACACCCGGGCGGTCACTCCATACCGTCTAGGCCGCCCGACCGGGACAGCCGGCGGTCCCCCCCATCCTGACGTGCTCCGCGCCCGCCTCTCCTCGGGCGGTGCGCGGAGCGTGTCGTCCCGGCAACCGTCGCCCTGACCTGCGCACTCGCGTCCACAGCCGCAGCGGGGACCTGCGTCTCCACAGCACGCACGGGCTCGTGCGCGCGCACCCGCGGCCGCCGTCGATGCTCGAGGTCCAGACGCCCCACGCGACGAGACCGAGGTCCCCATGACGCCCCCGCCCGACCTGACCGGCACGTTCCGACGGCAGCTCGCGGGGGTGCGGATCGACCACGACGACGTCGACGGGTACCTCGGTCCTCGCGGCTGGCTGGTCACCTCGGGTGTGACCGATGTCGTCGCACCGTTCGTCACCCACCTCCCGGCCGACGACGGCGACGTGGCACGGTTCGCCGGCCTCGACGCCTGCGCGGCCCAGGCCCTCCTCGAGATCCTCGGCCCCGAGCAGCTCGAGGACAGGCAGAACGACGCACCGAGCCTCGGCGTGCTGCTGCGGACCACCGTCGCCCACCCGGACGCGGTCGAGCTGCACGGCTACCTCGTCGGACCGGTGCGCACCGACGAGCGCCTCACCGCCGAAGGCTGCCTGGTCTATGGGGCACCGGACCTGGACATCACACCCCGGCACGATCCGGGCTGCCAGTGCGACCGCCTGTGGGCGCTCGTGCAGCGTGACCTGGGGATCACCGATGCGGCATGCCTTCCGCACGAGGTCACCCGACAGCTCAACCCGTGGCGGCCGAACGAGCCGTGCTGGTCGCTGTGGTGGGACTGAGCACGCGGTACGTCTCTTTCGTGGGTCCTGGTCTGGTCTGGTCTGGTCTGACCATCTAGACTGGGAGGCATGGGCATGACCGTGAACATCTACGAGGCGAAGACCCAGCTCTCCAAGCTCGTCGCCCGGGCTGAGGCAGGCGAGGAGATCACCCTGACCCGCCATGGTCGGCCCGTCGCACGCATCGCCCCGCTCCCGGACCGGGGCGGGCGCCGCGAGCCGGGCGCCTGGCGCGGCAAGGTCGTCATCGGGGAGGACTTCGAAGCCTTCACCCCGGACGACGCCGAGGCCTGGTTCGGTCGATGAGGATCCTCGCCGACACCCACGTGCTGCTCTGGTGGCTCGCCGACGACCCGGCGCTGCCCGCGCACCAGCGGGACGCCCTGGCCGATGAGCACAACGACGTCTTCTTCTCGGCGGTGAGCATCAGCGAGATCGCGATCAAGGCATCGCTCGGCAAGCTCGAGGCACCGGCGGACCCGACCGCCGCGCTGCTGTCCGGCGGCTTCGAGGCGCTGCCCCTGACGGCGGCGCACGCCGAGCGGCTCCGCGACCTGCCCGGGCACCACAAGGACCCGTTCGACCGGATGCTCGTCGCCCAGGCCCAGTGCGAGGGCCTGGTGGTCGCGACCCTCGACAGCCAGATCGGCGCCTACGCCGTCGACGTGCTCTGAGGTCGGCGGCACAGCCCGCCGCCCGCCCTCGGCGACCGAGGAGGGACGGCGCGGACGCCGTCGGGCAGACGCCGACGCGATCGCCGATCTTGACGTCCGTCACGCCCTCACCGGGCGCGGTGACCACGCCGGCGATCTCGTGGCCGATGGTGATCGGGCGGTTCGGGATCAGCGCGAGCCAGCCGGGGTCCGCCATCGCGCCGACGTCGGCGCGCGTCCCTCTCACTCTCACCCGAGCCGATCGACGGGGGCGGGACGTTGGTCCCCGCCCGGAGGGGATGTCGCGGGCCTTTGGCGCAGATCGCACGCACGGCCCGTCGGACGCATCTCTCGTCGGACGCACCGCCCGGCGATCAGCAGAGAGCGCCGGTCAGTGCAGGGAGATGGCCGAGGCGCGTCGGACCAGGTCGCACATCTCGCGCGAGTCCATCACCGCGACCTCCTTCTCGGCGAGCTGCCAGGCGGTCGCATCCTCGATGTGACCGTCGGCGCGCTCCACGAGGAACTCCGCCGGGTGCTGGGGGCGCGCGACGAGCGGCGTGAGGTGCCAGGTCACCGGGTACCCCCGCAGGGGGTGCATCCCGTGGAGCACCGCGGACGCACCGCGGACCTGGGTGGGTGCCGATGTCCTGGTCATGGCCGACCTCGCTGACCTGCTGATGGCCGGCGCCGTCTGCGCCGCTCTCCTGCTCCATCGGCAGATGCGGCCCTGCGATGATCCCCGCCCCGGGTGATTCCGTCACGACGGCCGTGCAGGCGCTCCGATGTCCAGGCCGGCTACCGCTCGCGTCTGTCGAGGACCCGGGCGATCACCGCGTCGAGGCCAGGCGGCTCCACCCCGAGCTCGGCGACGACCGCCGCCCGAACGGCACGGCGCAGGTCGTCGGGTGCGGCCGAGGTCGCGACGGACGGCGCCGACCGACTGGCGGACGACCGTCCCGCCGACGGGCCCGGCGCGCCGCCAGACGGCTCACGCTCGATCACGACCCCGAGGTCCCGTGCTCGCTGCGCCGCCTCGTGGGTGATGACGTCACGGCCGTGCAACCGGACCGGCTGCCCGGCGGCCGCCGCGTCCTCGACCTCGTGCCGGGTGACGAACCGGCGCCGCGGATGCCTGCTGTCCTGCTCAGTCCCGGCCATCGATACCCTCCAGCGCTGCCACTGCCGCGTCCCGCGCGGCAAGGATGCTCGACTCGGTCCCCGCCATCCACAGCCGACCGAACACACCGACCGAGGTGACGTGCATGAGGTTGACGTCAGCCGCCTTCTCGGCCTCGTTCGCGGCGAGGTTGATGTAGGCCGCGGGTGTGCACTCCAGGACGAGCATCGTCTGGCCGGCCACCAGCATCATGCCCCGGGTGAACCGGTTGAGGAGCTGCGACTGGTAGGGACTCACGTTGGTGATGACCTGCATCGACGCGATCTGCGGCTTCTTGCGGGCGCTCGGGTCGAGACCGAGCTCACGCAGCACCGCGTCCCCGGCCTGGAGCACCTCGGCCTGGGACTCGTTGTGGAGCTCGAACATCCCGAACTGCCGTTCGACGATCTGGGCGCCCGGGCGCGCCATCGTCGCCTTCACCGCGACGTCCACCACCCGGAACACGTGGTTGCCGGGCGCCATCTCGACGTAGAGGGCGGCCATGCCCTCGATCGGGAGGTCACCCTGGGTGACGGACCCGACGAAGGAGGCGTACTGCGGCTGCATCCGGTCGAGGTAGCAGT from Cellulomonas sp. KRMCY2 includes:
- a CDS encoding type II toxin-antitoxin system Phd/YefM family antitoxin; this translates as MGMTVNIYEAKTQLSKLVARAEAGEEITLTRHGRPVARIAPLPDRGGRREPGAWRGKVVIGEDFEAFTPDDAEAWFGR
- a CDS encoding IS110 family transposase; translation: MFSERTSVGLDVHARSVAAAAIDGVTGELFQARLTPSHEHIRGWIGALPGPVAATYEAGPTGFGLARALKADGIRCVVAAPSKLQRPSGDRVKTDARDAVHLARLLRLDEITAVVIPSEDQEAARDLVRAREDCRGDLMRARHRLSKLLLRHGIVYDGGQAWTGTHDGWLRRQHFEAPAVQMAFESDYDAVLATDARRDRLDAAITAMATDSEFTPVVRRLSCLRGVSTLTSFALAVEIGDWHRFTGNTIGSFVGLVPSEHSSGARRVQGSITKTGNTHARRLLVEAAWHHRARYRPGATMLARWDLASPAARARGDEGNRRLHARWVRFDEHHKRPVIANVAIARELAGWCWSLATLEDHTTAR
- a CDS encoding type II toxin-antitoxin system VapC family toxin, with amino-acid sequence MRILADTHVLLWWLADDPALPAHQRDALADEHNDVFFSAVSISEIAIKASLGKLEAPADPTAALLSGGFEALPLTAAHAERLRDLPGHHKDPFDRMLVAQAQCEGLVVATLDSQIGAYAVDVL